The following are from one region of the Sorghum bicolor cultivar BTx623 chromosome 2, Sorghum_bicolor_NCBIv3, whole genome shotgun sequence genome:
- the LOC110432948 gene encoding probable ubiquitin receptor RAD23 — MKVSVKTLKGSSFQIEVEPTDKVADVKKVIESIQENASYPADQQVLIHQGKVLKDDTTLEENQVVENNFLVIMLRQNKGSSSAAPAKATANQAPPTQTVPATPTQMSAAPAAPAPIVPVSAPAATATALAAPAVAVSTEADSYGQAASNLVAGSNLEGTIQSILEMGGGTWDRDTVLRALRAAYNNPERAVEYLYSGIPEQMEAPAPPPSSQPANPVQAAQTAQAVVPSSGPNANPLDLFPQSLPNASANAGAGNLDVLRNNAQFQNLLGLVQANPQILQPLLQELGKQNPQVMQLIQENQAEFMRLINEPLEGDEENEMMLDQMADAAETIAVTPEENEAILRLEGMGFDRALVLEVFFACNKNEQLAANYLLDHMHEFDNDDGLGGPPL, encoded by the exons ATGAAGGTTTCCGTGAAGACGCTCAAGGGATCCAGCTTCCAGATCGAAGTGGAACCCACCGACAAG GTTGCTGATGTGAAAAAGGTCATAGAGAGTATACAAGAAAATGCTTCCTATCCTGCTGACCAACAAGTGCTTATACACCAGGGGAAGGTGCTCAAGGATGACACCACATTGGAGGAAAACCAAGTGGTTGAGAATAATTTTCTTGTTATAATGCTCAGACAG AACAAGGGATCATCAAGTGCAGCACCAGCTAAGGCAACCGCAAATCAG GCTCCCCCTACTCAGACAGTGCCTGCTACTCCAACTCAAATGTCAGCAGCCCCAGCTGCACCGGCACCTAT TGTACCTGTCAGTGCACCGGCTGCAACTGCTACAGCCTTGGCAGCTCCTGCTGTTGCTGTATC CACTGAGGCAGATAGTTATGGTCAGGCTGCCTCAAACCTAGTTGCTGGCAGCAACTTGGAAGGAACAATTCAATCCATTCTTGAAATGGGTGGCGGGACATGGGACAGAGACACTGTACTACGTGCTCTGCGGGCTGCCTATAACAATCCAGAGCGTGCTGTTGAGTACTTATATTCT GGGATTCCTGAACAAATGGAAGCTCCTGCACCACCTCCAAGTTCCCAGCCAGCCAATCCTGTCCAGGCGGCACAAACAGCTCAAGCTGTAGTTCCTTCATCTGGACCAAATGCTAACCCTCTCGACCTCTTTCCCCAA TCTCTTCCGAATGCTTCCGCTAATGCCGGCGCAGGGAACCTTGATGTTTTGCGTAATAACGCCCAATTCCAAAACCTGCTTGGTTTGGTGCAGGCTAACCCTCAGATTTTGCAG CCATTGCTTCAAGAATTGGGGAAACAAAATCCCCAGGTTATGCAGCTAATCCAGGAAAACCAAGCAGAATTCATGCGGTTGATCAATGAACCACTGGAGGGAGATGAAGAGAATGAAAT GATGCTGGACCAGATGGCGGATGCAGCTGAGACCATTGCAGTCACTCCAGAGGAGAACGAAGCTATACTTCGT CTTGAAGGGATGGGCTTTGACCGGGCACTTGTCCTGGAAGTGTTTTTCGCCTGCAACAAGAACGAGCAGCTGGCCGCCAACTACCTCTTGGATCACATGCACGAGTTCGACAACGATGACGGGCTCGGAGGGCCACCACTATGA
- the LOC8060227 gene encoding sprT-like domain-containing protein Spartan, with protein MAMDEDDAVAEVDLADPNPDVGDLFHHYDGLYFRGALAAAGFTVQWRSSLSPLSRSFGSCTFSKQQNTISLSESFLKYRSCTDRKNALLHEMIHAIIYVKFHRKDCYNHGPAFRAWMEAINSCRKQDCQRPDGGYNITTRHDFIPEEHHSFKGVLWKCGSCGDTLLRPINQGPPSNACCIENDDISASCGNFLCYWHNHKNECSGTYEKTMLKFEAPSQKKVTEGAQLLLTLPSEISKSKGAIQESGSSILQLPWYTKATKPNAEEKHLCLGSGSNGKPQGSSSSKKADKRCRPEMVGKTLVMHAAPQGKPNQNHGLVATVKREPVSVGGYNDAKSQGRDTSKRAGKRHKPDDLQESSVLPSAPLGTPKLKHALVATESNKVSSAECCNGAKSPKTITSKKAGEQHELQIAQKACSQPANPQKRLKQDRVAPEKKELSHLMGCSNEKLLDMSSSMKAYRQHEPEDIKEATVLPTVPGIKPMASEKQRKGKCKRKPVKEKERKPVKEKEYAVMSAWLNFYESDRSSGSPEPLVNKRTERRRRERERAKMLTYSRSKKIRSEPSVNSRTYASASSHRIEMAPQDRSMQQSRPPSPCSDHAVGTTANQVVVTPATGDQSQPSVPCLDAPEMIVISDDE; from the exons ATGGCCATGGACGAGGACGATGCGGTGGCGGAGGTGGACCTTGCGGACCCGAACCCGGACGTGGGGGACCTGTTCCACCACTACGACGGCCTCTACTTCCGGGGCGCGCTTGCCGCCGCCGGCTTCACCGTCCAGTGGCGCTCCTCGTTGTCACCACTAAGCAG GTCTTTTGGATCTTGCACCTTTTCAAAACAACAAAATACCATATCACTCTCCGAGTCATTTCTCAAGTATCGCTCATGTACTGACCGGAAGAATGCATTGCTTCATGAAATGATCCATGCAATCATATACGTGAAGTTTCATAGGAAGGACTG CTATAATCATGGTCCTGCTTTCCGTGCTTGGATGGAAGCCATTAACTCATGCCGCAAACAGGATTGCCAG AGACCAGATGGTGGGTACAATATCACCACTCGTCATGATTTCATCCCAGAAGAGCACCATAGCTTCAAGGGTGTGCTGTGGAAG TGCGGGTCTTGTGGTGATACACTTCTGAGGCCCATAAACCAGGGTCCTCCATCTAATGCCTGCTGCATTGAGAACGATGACATCAGTGCATCCTGTGGGAACTTTCTTTGCTACTGGCACAA CCACAAGAACGAATGTTCTGGTACGTATGAAAAAACGATGTTGAAATTTGAAGCACCATCTCAAAAGAAAGTTACAGAAG GTGCTCAGTTGCTTCTGACTTTACCATCAGAAATATCCAAGTCAAAAGGAGCCATTCAAGAATCTGGTTCATCTATATTGCAGTTGCCATGGTATACTAAAGCCACAAAACCAAATGCTGAAGAAAAGCATCTTTGTCTAGGGAGTGGCAGCAACGGGAAACCTCAGGGAAGTAGCTCCTCGAAGAAAGCAGACAAGAGGTGCAGGCCTGAAATGGTTGGGAAAACACTTGTTATGCATGCTGCACCCCAAGGAAAACCAAATCAAAACCATGGATTGGTTGCAACGGTGAAGCGTGAGCCTGTGTCCGTGGGAGGCTACAATGATGCAAAATCACAGGGGAGAGATACATCAAAGAGAGCTGGCAAGCGCCATAAGCCTGATGATCTTCAGGAATCCAGTGTTCTCCCTTCTGCACCCCTGGGAACACCAAAACTGAAGCatgcattggttgcaacagagAGTAACAAAGTCTCCTCAGCAGAGTGTTGCAACGGTGCAAAATCACCAAAAACCATTACGTCAAAGAAAGCAGGAGAGCAGCATGAGCTCCAGATTGCTCAGAAAGCCTGTTCTCAGCCAGCTAACCCTCAGAAAAGACTGAAGCAAGACCGGGTTGCACCGGAAAAGAAAGAACTTTCCCATTTGATGGGCTGCAGCAACGAGAAGTTATTGGATATGAGCTCCTCAATGAAGGCATACAGGCAGCATGAGCCCGAAGACATTAAGGAAGCCACTGTTCTGCCAACTGTCCCTGGAATCAAACCCATGGCATCAGAGAAGCAGCGAAAGGGAAAATGCAAAAGGAAGCCTGTGAAGGAAAAGGAGAGGAAGCCTGTGAAGGAAAAGGAGTATGCTGTGATGAGTGCATGGCTGAACTTCTATGAATCAGATAGGTCAAGTGGATCGCCCGAGCCCCTTGTAAACAAAAGaacagagcggaggaggagagaaagagaaagagcaAAGATGCTGACTTATTCACGGtcaaagaagattagaagtgagcCATCAGTCAACTCTAGGACATATGCCTCTGCCAGTAGCCACAGAATCGAGATGGCACCACAAGATAGATCGATGCAACAGTCCCGGCCACCATCTCCATGCTCAGACCATGCAGTTGGTACTACTGCTAACCAGGTGGTGGTGACTCCAGCAACTGGAGATCAGTCGCAGCCATCTGTGCCATGCCTGGATGCCCCTGAGATGATAGTAATTTCTGATGATGAGTGA